A single genomic interval of Spinacia oleracea cultivar Varoflay chromosome 6, BTI_SOV_V1, whole genome shotgun sequence harbors:
- the LOC110777678 gene encoding uncharacterized protein: MLIPYYKANNDVRGKTACSGRFFWKMKIFPTWKVFFGKLLNKALPSCTNLITRGVVVHAVCKSFGVGEESLEHLFRDCELVKRIWAMSQLGLRVEDRGVPINLWVRNYMRYFWKCEHECDEKLIGFLSTLWSVWKHRNDVIFKNVPPNPGLIVQNISDNYSRSWNFIEGKKRGNKHNGVAEQVGEEAVFWVHGCTARDSPVVMEIDVLGKG, translated from the coding sequence ATGCTTATACCCTACTACAAGGCCAACAACGACGTGAGGGGGAAGACGGCTTGTTCTGGACGGTTTTTTTGGAAGATGAAGATCTTTCCAACTTGGAAAGTCTTTTTCGGGAAATTATTAAATAAGGCtttgccttcgtgtaccaaccTCATAACAAGAGGAGTGGTGGTTCATGCAGTTTGTAAGAGCTTTGGAGTGGGCGAGGAATCTTTGGAACATTTGTTTCGGGACTGTGAACTGGTAAAGCGCATTTGGGCTATGAGCCAGTTGGGTTTACGGGTGGAGGATAGGGGGGTTCCAATCAATTTATGGGTGAGGAATTATATGAGGTATTTCTGGAAGTGTGAGCATGAGTGTGATGAAAAGCTTATTGGTTTCTTATCGACTCTTTGGAGTGTGTGGAAACATAGAAATGATGTCATCTTCAAGAACGTTCCTCCAAACCCCGGGTTAATAGTTCAGAATATTTCAGATAATTACAGCAGATCTTGGAATTTTATAGAAGGTAAGAAACGGGGGAACAAACACAACGGAGTAGCCGAGCAAGTAGGCGAGGAGGCGGTTTTCTGGGTGCATGGTTGTACTGCAAGGGACAGTCCTGTAGTCATGGAAATTGATGTGCTTGGAAAAGGGTAA
- the LOC110778151 gene encoding respiratory burst oxidase homolog protein A → MRGYARHELRRWGSDNIRTPAMAMSTGSSPGSDFTTSGYSTPRSTATAEEFVEVTLDIEDDETIILRSVEPAATPPPPSTMNAESSSSRAPNSLASMAGMEIPTASTSRTPAIRRTTSSSSRIRQFSQELKAEISKAKQSFSAQLTKRFSGKFLNYSPSMKGSDAVVDPAIAARNRRKQLAQLNRTRSGAHRALKGLRFISNKGSASCSEVESNFEKLAKDGFLYRTDFAKCIGMEKSEEFALEMFDALSRRRRLKVEKISKDELYEYWSQITDQSFDSRLQIFFDMVDKNEDGQLTEEEVKEIIMLSASANKLSRLKEQAEEYAALIMEELDPEGLGYIELWQLETLLLQKDTYLSYSQALSYTSQALSQNLQGLRYKTPMQKMRTNMFYFVQDNWKRIWVLSVWILLMTGLFIWKFLQYRNKAAFQVMGYCLTTAKGAAETLKLNMALILFPVCRNTITWLRSTRLAYTVPFDDNINFHKTIAASIVLGIILHVGNHLACDFVRLERSSPQDYALYLIDFGKTKPTYGDLVRGVEGITGILMVVLMAIAFTLATRYFRRGDIKLPKPFDRLTGYNAFWYSHHLLIIVYICLIIHGIQLYLVHKWYKKTTWMYLAVPVLLYAGERTLRFFRSGLYPVRLLKVAIYPGNVLTLQMTKPPQFRYKSGQYMFVQCPAVSPFEWHPFSITSAPGDDFLSIHIRKLGDWTEELQRIFKAACETPIPGRSGLLRADETTKKSLPKLLIDGPYGAPAQDYRKYDVLLLVGLGIGATPFISILKDLLNNTVKKEEDEEKAADLYPVPDLSEGSPKQKKPFRTTNAYFYWVTREQGSFDWFKGVMNEVAELDQRGVIEMHNYLTSVYEEGDARSALITMVAALNHAKNGVDIVSGTKVRTHFAKPNWKKVLSKIGSKHANARIGVFYCGAPVLAKELKVLCNEYNQRGTTKFEFHKEHF, encoded by the exons ATGAGAGGCTACGCGAGGCATGAATTACGGCGGTGGGGCTCCGACAACATTCGGACGCCGGCGATGGCCATGAGTACCGGATCTTCGCCGGGGAGTGACTTCACTACGTCGGGATATTCTACTCCGCGTTCTACAGCTACAGCTGAGGAGTTTGTGGAAGTTACTCTTGATATTGAGGATGACGAGACTATTATTCTCCGCAGTGTTGAACCGGCAGCGACACCTCCGCCGCCGTCAACGATGAATGCAGAGTCGTCATCATCACGTGCGCCGAATTCCCTGGCGTCAATGGCTGGAATGGAGATCCCGACGGCGTCAACGTCTAGAACGCCGGCGATTCGGCGAACGACGTCGTCGAGCAGCCGTATACGGCAGTTCTCTCAAGAGCTGAAGGCGGAGATCAGTAAGGCGAAGCAGTCGTTCTCAGCGCAGTTGACGAAGCGCTTCTCTGGAAAGTTCTTGAACTACTCGCCGTCCATGAAAGGGTCTGACGCAGTGGTTGACCCGGCGATTGCGGCAAGGAATCGTCGGAAACAGCTGGCACAACTCAATCGAACTCGGTCTGGCGCGCACAGAGCTCTCAAGGGGCTTAGATTTATCAGCAATAAAGGAAGTGCAAGCTGTAGTGAGGTTGAGTCCAATTTCGAGAAAttggccaaagatggatttctTTATCGTACTGATTTTGCTAAATGCATtg GGATGGAGAAATCGGAGGAATTCGCGCTTGAAATGTTTGACGCTTTGagcaggaggaggaggttgaagGTGGAGAAGATAAGCAAGGATGAATTGTATGAGTATTGGTCTCAGATTACAGATCAGAGCTTCGATTCTCGGCTCCAGATCTTCTTCGACAT GGTGGATAAGAATGAAGATGGCCAACTGACTGAGGAAGAGGTTAAAGAG ATCATAATGTTGAGTGCATCAGCAAATAAGTTGTCAAGATTAAAAGAACAAGCTGAGGAATATGCAGCTTTAATCATGGAAGAACTGGATCCAGAAGGGCTTGGCTATATTGAG TTATGGCAATTGGAGACACTTTTGTTGCAAAAAGACACGTACTTGAGCTACAGTCAGGCACTCAGTTATACAAGCCAAGCCTTGAGCCAAAATTTACAAGGACTTAGATATAAGACCCCAATGCAAAAGATGAGAACAAATATGTTCTATTTTGTACAAGATAATTGGAAGAGGATTTGGGTTCTAAGTGTCTGGATTTTGTTAATGACCGGATTGTTCATATGGAAGTTCTTACAATACAGAAACAAAGCCGCATTTCAAGTTATGGGTTACTGCCTTACCACAGCAAAAGGTGCAGCCGAAACCTTAAAGCTTAACATGGCTTTGATACTGTTTCCCGTATGTAGAAACACCATAACTTGGCTTAGGTCTACTAGGCTGGCTTATACAGTGCCGTTTGACGACAATATCAACTTTCATAAG ACAATTGCTGCTTCTATTGTGCTTGGTATCATCCTTCACGTTGGAAACCATCTTGCATGTGATTTTGTAAGACTGGAAAGGTCATCACCACAAGACTATGCTCTCTACTTGATTGACTTTGGTAAAACAAAACCCACATATGGAGATTTAGTGCGGGGTGTTGAGGGTATAACAGGGATCCTAATGGTTGTTTTGATGGCAATTGCTTTCACTCTGGCTACTCGATATTTTAGACGTGGTGATATTAAGTTGCCTAAACCTTTTGATAGACTCACAGGATATAATGCCTTCTGGTATTCACACCACCTTCTGATCATCGTGTATATTTGTTTGATCATCCACGGAATTCAGCTTTATCTTGTCCATAAATGGTACAAAAAGACG ACATGGATGTATCTTGCTGTTCCAGTTTTGTTGTATGCCGGTGAAAGGACTTTGAGGTTCTTTCGATCTGGATTATACCCTGTCCGCCTTTTGAAG GTAGCAATTTATCCTGGCAATGTTCTCACACTGCAAATGACAAAGCCACCTCAATTTCGGTACAAGAGTGGACAGTACATGTTTGTGCAGTGTCCTGCTGTTTCCCCTTTCGAATG GCACCCGTTTTCAATTACTTCTGCTCCTGGAGATGATTTCCTCAGTATCCATATCCGGAAGCTTGGTGACTGGACAGAGGAACTACAGAGGATTTTTAAAGCTGCTTGTGAGACTCCTATACCTGGGAGAAGTGGCCTTCTTAGAGCAGATGAAACTACAAAGAAAAG TTTGCCAAAGCTGCTGATAGACGGGCCCTACGGAGCTCCAGCACAAGATTACCGTAAATATGACGTTCTTCTCCTTGTTGGTCTTGGTATTGGAGCAACACCATTCATTAGTATCCTAAAGGATCTGCTCAACAACACAGTCAAAAAGGAGGAGGATGAA GAAAAGGCTGCTGATCTTTACCCCGTACCAGATCTCAGTGAAGGCTCCCCAAAGCAAAAGAAACCCTTCAGGACCACAAATGCCTACTTCTATTGGGTGACTAGGGAGCAAGGCTCATTTGATTGGTTCAAAGGAGTCATGAATGAAGTTGCTGAGCTAGATCAGAGG GGTGTGATTGAGATGCACAATTACTTGACCAGTGTATACGAGGAAGGAGATGCACGCTCAGCGCTAATCACTATGGTTGCAGCACTCAACCATGCCAAGAATGGGGTAGATATTGTTTCTGGCACCAAG GTCCGTACACATTTTGCGAAACCAAATTGGAAAAAGGTTCTATCTAAGATAGGTTCCAAGCATGCAAACGCTAGAATAG GTGTTTTCTACTGTGGTGCACCAGTATTGGCCAAAGAACTGAAGGTACTCTGCAATGAGTATAATCAAAGAGGTACAACTAAATTTGAATTCCACAAGGAACACTTCTAA